One genomic segment of Mastomys coucha isolate ucsf_1 unplaced genomic scaffold, UCSF_Mcou_1 pScaffold22, whole genome shotgun sequence includes these proteins:
- the LOC116069540 gene encoding zinc finger protein 709-like isoform X2 encodes MRETIRNLHDIGQKLGEQNTENAYKNPGGNLRYQVVEKLCEYEEDSQWEEIFSEIPDPVVSQKTGEKPCESHVCGEDIPGHSSRNVSFRGQTRCKTHEHKEHGEKPCKGEDCGVAFGSPQSFLKHEQIYTQEKPYVCKQCDKAFKYLSSLQNHKRTHTRERNYVCKQCGKSFKRLSNVQVHERSHTGEKPYVCKHCGKAYTSYSTLQAHERSHTGEKPYVCKHCGKAYTSYSTLQAHERNHTGEKPYVCEHCGKAYTSYSTLRAHERSHTGEKPYVCKHCGKAFTQSSYLRIHKRTHTGEKPYICKQCGKAFARSSHLQIHKRSHTGEKPYVCKQCGKAFAQSSYLHIHQRSHTGEKPYLCKQCGKAFTRSSHLQIHKITHTGEKPYSCKLCGKAFTHSNYLQIHKRIHTGEKPYVCKECGKAFARSTSLHIHEGTHSGEKPYICKQCGKAFTLSSSLRRHDVVHSEEKPYICKCCGKTFGCYSSVQKHEKAHRENRLLV; translated from the exons GTATCAAGTGGTTGAGAAGCTCTGTGAGTATGAAGAAGATAGTCAATGGGAAGAAATCTTCAGTGAGATTCCAGATCCTGTGGTGAGCCAGAAAACTGGAGAAAAGCCCTGTGAAAGCCATGTGTGTGGAGAAGACATCCCTGGTCATTCATCTCGAAATGTGTCCTTCAGAGGTCAGACTAGATGCAAAACACATGAGCATAAAGAGCATGGAGAGAAGCCATGTAAAGGTGAAGACTGTGGAGTGGCTTTTGGTTCTCCCCAAAGCTTTTTGAAGCATGAACAAATTTACACACAGGAGAAACCCTATGTCTGTAAACAGTGTGATAAAGCCTTTAAGTATCTCAGTTCTCTTCAAAATCATAAAAGGACCCATACTAGAGAAAGAAACTATGTGTGTAAACAATGTGGGAAATCTTTTAAGAGACTGAGTAATGTTCAAGTCCATGAAAGAagtcacacaggagagaaaccctatgtgtGTAAGCATTGTGGGAAAGCGTATACTTCCTACAGTACCCTTCAAGCACATGAGAGAagtcacacaggagagaaaccctatgtgtGTAAGCATTGTGGGAAAGCATATACTTCCTACAGTACCCTTCAAGCACATGAAAGAaatcacactggagagaaaccctatgtgtGTGAGCATTGTGGGAAAG CGTATACTTCCTACAGTACCCTTCGAGCACATGAGAGAagtcacactggagagaaaccctatgtgtGTAAGCATTGTGGGAAAGCATTTACTCAATCCAGCTACCTTCGAATACATAAAAGaactcacacaggagagaaaccctacatcTGTAAgcaatgtgggaaagcctttgctCGTTCTAGCCACCTGCAGATACATAAAAGAAGTCATACAGGAGAAAAACCCTATGTATGTaagcagtgtgggaaagccttcgcTCAGTCCAGTTACCTTCACATACACCAAAGAagtcacactggagagaaaccttacttatgtaagcagtgtgggaaagccttcactCGTTCAAGCCACctgcaaatacataaaataactcatactggagagaaaccctactcATGTAAGctatgtgggaaagcctttactCATTCTAATTACCTTCAGATACATAAAAGAATTCACACAGGAGAAAAGCCTTATGTGTGTAaagagtgtgggaaagcctttgctCGTTCCACTTCCCTTCACATACATGAAGGAACTCACagtggagagaaaccttatatATGCAAacaatgtgggaaagccttcactTTGTCCAGTTCTCTTCGAAGGCATGATGTAGTTCACTCAGAAGAGAAACCCTATATTTGTAAGTGTTGTGGGAAAACCTTTGGTTGTTACAGTAGCGTTCAGAAACATGAAAAGGCTCATAGAGAAAACAGACTGTTGGTGTAA